The Cuculus canorus isolate bCucCan1 chromosome 36, bCucCan1.pri, whole genome shotgun sequence genome includes a window with the following:
- the CHRNB1 gene encoding acetylcholine receptor subunit beta, whose protein sequence is MAPSGAFSLVLLLLLLCGLGDTTPAVRPPRAPPPPGQRLLRELLGRYRAGVRPRGPGGAVEVRVGLELAQLISLDEKHEELTTKVYLDLGWQDPRLRWDPQTHGGLRVLRVPSEQLWLPDVGLENNNDGEFGVSLGSRAVVSPNGSVRWRPPALFRSRCPIRVSHFPFDWQNCSLVFRSGSYGAAELRLRPAGGGAALAPHFQENGQWELCHRSGRRHAGPSHEDVTFYLVLRRKPLFYIVNVLVPCALLTLLADAVFYLPPDAGEKLTLSLFALLTLTVFLLLLADKVPSTSLAVPLIARSLTAALVLLTLCVILSVAVLNVHHRSHASHDTPRGAYAVRGRRRGGRGRGNRRER, encoded by the exons ATGGCGCCGAGCGGAGCCTTCAgcctcgtcctcctcctcctcctcctctgcggCCTCG GTGACACCACCCC GGCGGTGcgccccccccgtgccccccccccccccgggcagcGGCTGCTGCGGGAGCTGCTGGGCCGGTACCGGGCGGGGGTTCGGCCgcgggggccggggggggccgTGGAGGTGCGGGTGGGGCTGGAACTGGCGCAGCTCATCAGTCTG GATGAAAAACACGAGGAGCTGACGACCAAAGTCTACCTGGATCTG ggctggcaggaccCGCGGCTGcgctgggacccccaaacccatggGGGGCTGCGGGTGCTGCGGGTGCCCTCCgagcagctctggctgccagatgtggggctggagaacaa caATGACGGCGAATTTGGGGTGTCGCTGGGGAGCCGCGCGGTGGTCTCCCCCAATGGCTCCGTGCGCTGGCGGCCGCCGGCACTGTTCCGCAGCCGCTGCCCCATCCGG gtGTCGCATTTCCCCTTCGATTGGCAGAACTGTTCCCTCGTGTTCCGCTCGGGCTCCTACGGCGCCGCGGAGCTGCGGCTGCGCCCGGCGGGGGGGGGCGCCGCCCTCGCACCCCACTTCCAGG AGAACGGTCAGTGGGAGCTCTGTCACCGCTCCGGGCGCCGTCACGCGGGGCCTTCGCACGAGGACGTCACTTTTTACCTGGTGCTGCGACGCAAACCCCTCTTCTACATCGTGAACGTCCTCGTGCCGTGCGCTCTCCTCACGCTCCTCGCCGACGCCGTCTTCTACCTCCCCCCCGACGCCG GGGAGAAGCTGACGCTGTCGCTGTTTGCGCTGCTGACGCTGACggtgtttctgctgctgttggcgGACAAAGTGCCGTCGACGTCGCTGGCGGTGCCGCTCATCGCACGCTCGCTCACCGCCGCCCTCGTGCTGCTCACGCTCTGCGTCATCCTCAGCGTCGCCGTCCTCAACGTGCACCATCGCTCGCACGCCTCGCACGACACCCCCCGCGGCGCCTACGCGGTGAGGGGGCGCCGGcgcggggggagagggagagggaaccGTAGGGAGCGATAG